In Fusarium oxysporum f. sp. lycopersici 4287 chromosome 2, whole genome shotgun sequence, a genomic segment contains:
- a CDS encoding hypothetical protein (At least one base has a quality score < 10), whose translation MTASIPPSPGEETPAFDLNLQHGHKDLVQAVAFNTYGDRCATGSVDGKIRVFNRHKDGTWRLCDTWTAHGGEIIEIQWLPATVYPNLIASLGIEGWFRLWAEDPSAAPGRRFCTGRAGNGKPAFDTRSNKAPYRSFSMKHNEETRHTYLALLATDGRLTVYENDQPENLSEYASIDEFSVAPKPNRGEELAFRVRFDPNPEPCYTALRAGVPSDSLGLVVAAMDTVKVYRSRDIVATSIGVQQTQKEFYLAVELTGHRGLVRDVAWAAGNIRGYDVIATACQDGYARVFRIETPYSEDDGKSWSAADLLRSAPHMSTRDSTPQARTNGTATPTEKQATTPQLQPSHSYHQHQHHTSGLSASLAKSGSHNDRQWSGQPGQVKHNFQEISKLDNHRTPVWRVGFDDDGHILGSTGDDGRLLCYRQTPNGAWAKSSELAVQKARMATP comes from the exons ATGACCGCCTCAATCCCTCCATCACCCGGCGAGGAAACACCAGCCTTCGACCTCAACCTCCAACACGGCCATAAAGATCTCGTCCAAGCCGTCGCATTCAACACCTACGGCGATCGCTGCGCGACTGGCTCAGTAGATGGCAAGATCCGCGTATTTAACCGTCACAAGGATGGCACATGGCGCCTTTGCGATACATGGACTGCACATGGCGGCGAGATTATAGAG ATTCAATGGCTCCCTGCGACTGTTTACCCTAATTTGATCGCTTCCCTCGGTATTGAAGGGTGGTTCCGGTTATGGGCCGAGGATCCCTCTGCTGCGCCTGGTCGGCGATTTTGTACTGGACGAGCTGGTAATGGAAAGCCGGCGTTTGATACACGATCGAACAAAGCCCCCTACCGATCATTTTCAATGAAGCATAATGAGGAGACGAGGCATACATATCTTGCGCTCCTGGCGACGGACGGACGTTTAACAGTTTACGAAAACGATCAGCCCGAGAACCTCTCAGAATATGCATCTATCGACGAATTCAGCGTCGCTCCAAAACCAAatcgaggagaagaactCGCCTTTCGTGTGCGCTTCGACCCTAACCCAGAACCATGTTATACAGCTCTGCGCGCGGGCGTACCCTCGGATTCCTTAGGTCTCGTGGTGGCTGCAATGGACACCGTCAAAGTATATCGATCGCGGGATATTGTTGCGACTTCTATTGGCGTTCAACAGACCCAGAAAGAATTCTATCTTGCTGTTGAATTAACGGGTCATCGGGGTCTGGTGCGGGATGTCGCATGGGCTGCGGGCAATATTAGAGGTTACGATGTTATTGCGACAGCATGCCAGGATGGCTATGCGCGCGTTTTCCGAATCGAGACGCCATACTCAGAAGACGATGGCAAGTCGTGGTCTGCAGCCGATCTCCTTCGGTCAGCACCACACATGTCAACGAGAGACTCGACACCACAAGCAAGAACAAACGGAACTGCGACACCAACAGAAAAACAAGCTACCACGCCTCAGCTGCAACCATCACATAGTtaccatcaacatcagcaccatACTTCCGGACTCAGCGCCAGTCTCGCAAAGTCAGGCTCTCATAATGATCGGCAATGGTCGGGGCAACCGGGCCAGGTTAAACACAATTTCCAAGAGATATCCAAGTTGGACAACCATCGTACCCCTGTGTGGCGTGTGGGCTTCGATGACGACGGTCACATATTGGGCAGCACAGGTGATGATGGGCGCCTGTTGTGTTATCGTCAGACGCCAAATGGGGCATGGGCCAAGAGCTCTGAATTGGCAGTACAGAAAGCACGAATGGCCACTCCATGA
- a CDS encoding lon protease like, mitochondrial translates to MIPRSRLSGRLILERSLVHASRVSSEATAARWASAPACRNHHICGRRLPAIQPRLVAAAFSTSARVTKEKDSNDKGFFESAIEPLTEPLSDEEAKANIENKRREADSPLLAESRNPGPDSPGSGKNDNAGQSNDGKAGSAAGGAGSGSGGDNSGGDGGRRGRKPSAEKALQKPVVPEVYPQVLAIPIARRPLFPGFYKAITIKDPEVANAITESIKRGQPYVGAFLFKDENEDEDVIRNPEDVYDVGVFAQITSAFPIHGQEGALTAILYPHRRIKLSSLLPPGGQDTTKKTDAKAEPTPEPIPQKPAEEETTPEKKGDVVASFEESAVEKKPDQTAEKYEPTSFLKRYPVSLVNVENLVDEPYDPKSPVIRAVTNEIVNVFKEVATMNNLFRDQISTFSMSQSTGNVTSEPAKLADFAAAVSSGEQKELQEVLGCLNVEERMQKALVVLKKELMNAQLQSKISKDVENKISKRQREYWLMEQMKGIRRELGLESDGKDKLVEKFKEKANSLAMPEAVRKVFDEELNKLAHLETAASEFNVTRNYLDWLTQIPWGRRSAENFGIPNAVKILDEDHHGLKDVKDRILEFIAVGKLRGTVEGKILCFVGPPGVGKTSIGKSIARALNREYYRFSVGGLTDVAEIKGHRRTYVGALPGRMIQALKKCQTENPLILIDEIDKIGRGYQGDPSSALLELLDPEQNSSFLDHYMDVPVDLSKVLFVCTANMTDTIPRPLLDRMELITLSGYVADEKMAIAQRYLAPAAKETAGLQNADVNLSEEAIEELIKSYCRESGVRNLKKQIEKVYRKSALKIVQELGEEVLPEEEALTEEGKSALEEAEKKSKTEEVTEGKESTSNETGATTEKPRKPLNVPDSVHVVIGKDNLTDYVGPPVFTSDRLYEVNPPGVSMGLAWTQLGGAAMYIESILQAPLRPSTRPHLEITGNLKNVMKESTTIAYSFAKSFMVKQFPDNHFFDKAKMHLHVPDGAVSKDGPSAGITMATSLLSLALDAPVDPTVAMTGEITLTGKVLRIGGLREKTVAARRAGCKTIIFPKDNMSDWLELPENIKEGLEGHAVAWYPEVFDLVFPNIDKEKANTCKICEWKAQQKKNDSESAEEED, encoded by the exons ATGATTCCCCGTTCACGCCTCTCAGGGCGCCTCATTCTTGAGCGCTCTCTCGTCCACGCATCACGAGTATCTTCCGAAGCAACCGCTGCACGATGGGCTTCTGCTCCCGCCTGCCGCAACCATCACATCTGCGGTCGTCGGCTTCCCGCCATTCAACCGCGGTTAGTCGCCGCTGCCTTTTCCACATCTGCCCGAGTCACCAAAGAGAAGGACAGCAACGACAAGGGCTTCTTCGAGTCTGCGATAGAGCCATTGACGGAGCCCTTATCCGACGAGGAGGCTAAGGCGAATATCGAGAACAAGCGCAGGGAAGCCGATAGCCCATTACTGGCCGAGTCGAGGAATCCAGGCCCCGATTCACCTGGCTCTGGAAAGAACGATAATGCTGGTCAATCGAATGATGGGAAGGCGGGAAGTGCTGCTGGAGGTGCCGGTTCGGGATCCGGAGGCGACAACTCCGGTGGTGATGGAGGTCGTCGCGGTAGAAAGCCTTCTGCTGAGAAGGCTCTTCAGAAGCCTGTTGTTCCCGAAGTCTACCCTCAAGTCCTAGCGATCCCGATTGCTCGACGCCCACTCTTCCCTGGCTTCTACAAGGCTATTACCATTAAGGACCCCGAGGTGGCGAATGCAATCACTGAGTCGATTAAGCGTGGTCAACCATACGTTGGTGCATTCTTGTTCAAGGACGAgaacgaggatgaggatgtgATCAGGAACCCCGAGGACGTCTACGATGTTGGTGTCTTTGCCCAAATCACAAGCGCTTTCCCTATTCACGGCCAAGAAGGTGCCTTGACTGCCATCCTCTACCCTCATCGCCGTATCAAGTTATCCAGCCTACTACCACCTGGTGGCCAAGATACTACCAAGAAGACCGATGCTAAGGCCGAGCCCACACCTGAACCGATTCCCCAGAAGCCCGCAGAGGAGGAGACTACtcctgagaagaagggagatGTCGTTGCCAGCTTCGAAGAGAGCGCtgtggagaagaagcctgaCCAGACAGCCGAAAAGTACGAGCCAACATCATTCCTCAAGAGATACCCCGTCAGTCTGGTCAACGTCGAGAACCTTGTCGATGAGCCATACGACCCCAAGAGCCCTGTCATTCGCGCCGTCACCAACGAAATTGTCAACGTTTTCAAGGAAGTCGCCACAATGAACAATCTCTTCCGAGACCAGATCTCCACTTTCTCTATGAGTCAATCAACCGGAAATGTTACATCAGAGCCCGCTAAGCTCGCTGACTTTGCCGCTGCCGTATCTTCAGGCGAGCAAAAGGAGCTGCAAGAGGTGCTTGGTTGCCTTAACGTCGAGGAGAGGATGCAGAAGGCTCTTGTGGTGCTGAAGAAGGAGCTCATGAATGCTCAACTACAGTCCAAGATCAGCAAGGACGTCGAAAATAAGATTAGTAAGAGACAGCGCGAGTACTGGCTTATGGAGCAGATGAAGGGCATCCGCCGTGAGCTTGGCCTTGAATCCGATGGAAAGGACAAGCTGGTtgagaagttcaaggagaaggCCAACAGCCTTGCCATGCCTGAGGCAGTTCGCAAGGTCTTCGATGAGGAGCTTAACAAGCTTGCTCATCTTGAGACAGCTGCTTCCGAGTTTAACGTCACAAGGAACTACCTGGACTGGCTCACCCAGATTCCCTGGGGCAGGAGGAGTGCCGAGAACTTTGGCATCCCTAATGCAGTCAAGATTCTGGACGAGGACCACCACGGTCTCAAGGACGTCAAGGACCGCATTCTGGAGTTCATCGCTGTTGGTAAGCTTCGAGGCACTGTCGAGGGCAAGATTCTCTGCTTCGTCGGACCTCCTGGTGTGGGTAAGACAAGTATTGGAAAGTCGATTGCCCGAGCTCTTAACCGTGAGTACTACCGATTCAGTGTCGGTGGTCTCACAGATGttgctgagatcaagggTCACCGAAGAACCTATGTTGGTGCCCTTCCTGGTCGTATGATCCAGGCGCTGAAGAAGTGTCAAACTGAGAACcctctcatcctcatcgatgAGATTGACAAAATTGGCCGAGGTTACCAGGGCGATCCCTCTTCTGCTCTGCTGGAATTGCTCGACCCTGAGCAGAATAGCTCTTTCTTGGATCACTACATGGACGTGCCTGTAGATCTGTCCAAGGTCTTGTTCGTGTGCACTGCCAACATGACTGATACTATTCCTCGACCCCTGCTCGACCGCATGGAGCTCATCACACTCTCTGGTTACGTTGCCgacgagaagatggccatTGCCCAACGATATCTTGCACCCGCTGCCAAGGAGACTGCTGGACTTCAGAACGCTGATGTCAACTTGAGCGAGGAGGCAATTGAGGAGCTCATCAAGTCATACTGCCGTGAGTCTGGTGTGCGAaacctcaagaagcagatcGAGAAGGTCTACCGAAAGTCCGCCCTCAAGATCGTTCAGGAGCTCGGTGAGGAAGTTTTGCCTGAAGAGGAGGCCCTCACCGAGGAGGGTAAGTCTGCTcttgaggaggctgagaagaagagcaaaaCCGAGGAGGTTACCGAGGGTAAGGAGTCCACCTCTAACGAAACTGGCGCGACCACGGAGAAACCCCGCAAGCCACTCAACGTCCCTGACTCTGTCCATGTTGTTATCGGCAAGGACAATCTCACTGACTACGTTGGACCTCCTGTCTTCACCTCTGACCGTCTCTACGAGGTCAACCCTCCTGGTGTTTCCATGGGCCTCGCCTGGACGCAACTCGGCGGTGCTGCCATGTACATCGAATCTATCCTCCAGGCTCCCCTCCGACCATCTACACGGCCTCACCTTGAGATCACCGGTAACCTCAAGAACGTCATGAAGGAATCTACTACCATCGCCTACTCTTTCGCCAAGTCTTTCATGGTTAAGCAATTCCCTGACAACCACTTCTTCGACAAGGCAAAGATGCATCTGCACGTTCCAGATGGTGCCGTCTCCAAGGATGGTCCTTCAGCTGGTATCACAATGGCTACTTCACTCCTTTCTCTTGCTCTCGATGCCCCCGTTGATCCTACAGTTGCCATGACTGGTGAGATCACACTCACTGGAAAGGTACTACGCATTGGTGGTCTTCGTGAGAAGACTGTTGCTGCTCGACGAGCTGGCTGCAAGACCATCATCTTCCCCAAGGACAACATGTCTGACTGGCTAGAGCTACCTGAG AACATCAAGGAGGGTCTTGAAGGTCATGCTGTGGCCTGGTACCCTGAGGTCTTTGACCTTGTCTTCCCCAACATTGATAAGGAGAAGGCCAACACGTGCAAGATCTGCGAGTGGAAGGctcagcagaagaagaacgacTCCGAGTcagctgaagaggaggactAA
- a CDS encoding acyl-CoA desaturase, with protein sequence MATATAAGKNAQPFPDGTKDYVPLRAGGAKKDTNKVHIADTPMTWSNWPQHINWLNTTLVIFVPLAGFISAYWVPLQLKTALWAVFYYVHTGLGITAGYHRLWSHSAYKGTTPLKIYLAAVGAGAVQGSIRWWSYGHRVHHRYTDTDKDPYSVRKGLMYSHMGWMILKQNPKRQGRTDITDLNEDAVVVWQHKNYIKCVLFMALAFPALVAGLGWGDWWGGLVYAGILRVCFVQQATFCVNSLAHWLGDQPFDDRNSPRDHVITALVTLGEGYHNFHHEFPSDYRNAIEWWQYDPTKWSIWCWKQLGLAYELKEFRANEIEKGRVQQLQKKLDQKRATLDWGIPLEQLPVVDWDDFVAQAKAGKGLVAIAGVIHDVTDFIKDHPGGKALINSAIGKDATAIFNGGVYLHSNAAHNLLSTMRVGVLRGGCEVEIWKRAQFENKDITYMNDSAGQRIIRAGSQVTKIVQPAASADAA encoded by the exons ATGGCGACAGCTACTGCTGCGGGCAAGAATGCCCAGCCATTCCCTGATGGCACCAAGGACTATGTTCCTCTCCGCGCTGGCGGTGCCAAGAAGGATACCAATAAGGTCCATATTGCCGATACTCCCATGACCTGGAGCAACTGGCCTCAGCACATCAACTGGCTCAACACCACGTTGGTTATCTTCGTTCCCTTGGCCGGCTTCATCTCCGCCTATTGGGTTCCTCTTCAGCTCAAGACTGCCCTTTGGGCTGTCTTCTACTATGTTCACACTGGTCTCGGCATCACTGCTG GTTACCACCGACTTTGGTCTCACTCTGCCTACAAGGGCACTACCCCTCTCAAGATCTATCTCGCTGCTGTCGGTGCTGGCGCCGTTCAGGGTTCCATCCGATGGTGGTCATATGGTCATCGTGTTCACCACCGTTATACCGATACCGACAAGGACCCCTACTCCGTTCGCAAGGGTCTCATGTATTCCCACATGGGCTGGATGATCCTCAAGCAGAACCCTAAGCGACAGGGCCGTACCGATATCACCGATCTCAACGAGGACGCCGTCGTTGTCTGGCAGCACAAGAACTACATCAAGTGCGTTCTCTTCATGGCTCTCGCTTTCCCCGCTCTCGTCGCTGGTCTTGGCTGGGGTGACTGGTGGGGTGGACTCGTCTACGCTGGTATCCTCCGTGTTTGCTTCGTTCAGCAGGCCACCTTCTGTGTCAACTCTCTTGCCCACTGGCTCGGTGATCAGCCTTTCGATGATCGCAACTCGCCCCGTGACCACGTCATCACTGCTCTCGTCACCCTTGGTGAGGGTTACCACAACTTCCACCACGAGTTCCCTTCGGATTACCGCAACGCTATTGAGTGGTGGCAGTACGATCCTACCAAGTGGAGCATCTGGTGCTGGAAGCAGCTTGGTCTTGCTTATGAGCTGAAGGAGTTCCGTGCCAACGAGATTGAGAAGGGCCGTGTCCAGCAGctccagaagaagcttgacCAGAAGCGTGCCACACTCGACTGGGGTATTCCCCTTGAGCAGCTCCCCGTTGTTGACTGGGACGACTTCGTTGCCCAGGCCAAGGCTGGAAAGGGTCTCGTTGCCATTGCCGGTGTTATCCACGACGTTACCGACTTCATCAAGGACCACCCCGGTGGCAAGGCCCTCATCAACTCCGCCATCGGAAAGGACGCTACCGCTATCTTCAACGGTGGTGTCTATCTCCACTCCAACGCTGCCCACAACCTGCTGTCTACCATGCGTGTTGGTGTCCTCCGCGGTGGTTGCGAGGTTGAGATCTGGAAGCGTGCTCAGTTCGAGAACAAGGATATTACCTACATGAACGACTCTGCCGGTCAGCGCATCATCCGTGCTGGCTCTCAGGTCACCAAGATTGTCCAGCCCGCTGCCAGCGCCGATGCTGCTTAA
- a CDS encoding serine/threonine protein kinase, protein MAQAGVIASEPPQTLRSQTNALSGTQGFFRKLFGRQSGSNTPCKPTEQPKSPQHEVDSADLDKGGLIRRMSRRVVPGLPRAQTFKRQVSERRTNLSPIEPTPDERRAVSMDRRSYRPRSPSASQPATNPRVSAPSFLGSPQDEIPRFVPSISVSDVTDEPPREPADGILHPDEEMTLADECPAQDTLSDTRSITASQYDAIIHEELEKTWILNLSMHFRDRSKREKFFVTYRERDHLWRRVTISLDYRDAPPNSLEMDLINTHYQREKSAKIYEAIRESLRDIQFYDTVTNLKLQTTDGRLHVHVVEDGNEIIQYPTVAQIKHLGCRRIRERDITFESHMSGFVYKVNVNGHTLIKKEIPSPDTIDEFLYEINALNALRSSRNVIHFYGVVVDDQDQNVKGLLINYADQGALIDVIYEHCKDGDYDLPWATRERWARQIVEGLSDIHESGFVQGDFTLSNIVIDGYGDAKIIDINRRGCPVGWEPPEATPLIESNQRITMYIGVKSDLYQLGMVLWALATQEDEPEAQGRPLILGPEVNIPDWYRQMAEVCLSNDPRMRLQASALLEMFPRQRESEETGQLNPPESIIDEGYTLHQYLVDGYHPDNLPQIRTVEPPNDWSYVNQPGAETSPVRYEPYYYTRGRSPPSPLPSNCDEYNSPRGLYDIAAWAANRNIPSSYSDVGPEGTPLDETPTANKLGLIDSDALTAPDSALERHETPATSTSTPSPTRGVDLGDDLHAIAIAKVDKVHAGQGEFASSGNEDNTGITYNESAPGSTQSGNVTPGDNGTVIRDGAQDTKEDAPGERANGEKSLLSAEKGEDVGGEETKEAQALYQETGNTLEGLPKKNDSQETQMLQEGGKTEDHQTTSANERDVSEEPNTKAELDAEQNAAEKQGSTVPGTDQATMEKEMIAGKADNRENGKVTEGGVEGTKSVPEIQISHLLTHDEPTKEENMTDDVSKGANCPSGL, encoded by the exons ATGGCTCAGGCCGGCGTAATAGCGTCCGAGCCACCGCAAACGCTTCGCTCACAAACAAATGCATTGTCCGGTACTCAGGGATTTTTTCGAAAGCTCTTTGGTAGACAGAGTGGCAGTAATACGCCATGTAAACCTACAGAGCAGCCAAAGAGCCCTCAGCATGAGGTCGACTCGGCTGACCTTGATAAAGGCGGGTTGATTCGCCGAATGTCTCGAAGGGTTGTGCCTGGACTACCTCGGGCGCAGACATTCAAGCGCCAAGTGTCAGAAAGGAGGACTAACCTGTCGCCTATTGAGCCAACTCCAGATGAAAGACGAGCTGTGTCTATGGACCGACGCTCTTACAGACCACGATCACCGTCAGCCTCGCAGCCCGCAACCAACCCTCGTGTCAGCGCCCCAAGTTTTCTCGGCTCCCCCCAGGACGAAATACCCCGATTTGTCCCCTCTATATCCGTCAGTGATGTTACAGATGAGCCGCCTAGGGAACCTGCTGATGGAATACTGCACCCGGATGAGGAGATGACCCTTGCGGACGAGTGTCCAGCACAAGACACCTTGTCTGACACTCGTTCGATAACAGCATCCCAGTACGACGCTATAATCCAcgaagagctcgagaagacATGGATACTGAATCTCAGTATGCACTTCCGAGACCGGTCAAAGAGGGAAAAGTTCTTCGTTACGTATCGTGAGCGTGATCACCTTTGGCGGCGTGTAACGATCTCGCTTGATTATCGAGATGCGCCACCAAACTCCCTGGAAATGGATTTGATCAACACGCATTACCAACGAGAGAAGAGTGCAAAAATTTATGAGGCGATCAGGGAAAGCTTGAGGGACATTCAATTTTATGACACTGTAACAAATTTGAAGCTTCAAACAACAGATGGAAGGCTTCATGTACACGTAGTTGAGGATGGCAAT GAAATTATACAATATCCCACTGTTGCCCAAATCAAGCATTTGGGTTGCCGCCGCATTCGAGAAAGAGACATCACTTTTGAATCCCACATGTCAGGATTTGTTTATAAAGTCAATGTCAACGGTCACACGCTCATCAAAAAGGAGATTCCAAGTCCTGATACCATAGACGAATTTCTGTATGAAATCAATGCCCTCAATGCTTTAAGATCCTCACGCAATGTCATCCACTTCTACGGTGTGGTTGTGGATGATCAAGATCAGAATGTCAAGGGTCTTCTTATCAACTATGCGGATCAAGGAGCTCTTATCGACGTCATCTACGAGCATTGCAAAGATGGTGACTACGATCTGCCTTGGGCGACGAGAGAAAGATGGGCCCGACAGATCGTGGAAGGGCTGTCTGACATTCACGAGTCAGGATTTGTGCAAGGAGACTTCACACTATCGAACATCGTTATAGATGGTTATGGCGACGCGAAGatcatcgacatcaacaGAAGGGGATGTCCAGTAGGCTGGGAACCTCCGGAAGCAACACCTCTCATTGAGAGTAACCAGCGCATCACCATGTACATCGGCGTCAAATCGGATCTATACCAACTTGGAATGGTGTTGTGGGCTTTAGCAACGCAGGAAGATGAGCCAGAAGCACAGGGGCGACCGCTGATACTTGGCCCCGAAGTAAATATCCCGGACTGGTATCGACAAATGGCAGAAGTCTGTTTGAGCAATGACCCGCGCATGCGACTTCAGGCGTCTGCTCTGTTAGAGATGTTCCCTCGGCAAAGGGAAAGCGAAGAGACTGGACAACTGAACCCCCCCGAGTCGATAATTGACGAAGGCTACACCTTGCATCAATATCTCGTTGATGGATATCATCCAGACAACCTTCCACAAATCAGGACGGTCGAACCCCCTAACGACTGGTCGTACGTGAATCAACCCGGTGCGGAAACAAGTCCTGTCAGATACGAACCATATTACTACACGCGCGGACGCTCTCCCCCGAGCCCGTTGCCGAGTAATTGTGATGAATACAATTCGCCCCGCGGCCTATACGACATTGCTGCCTGGGCAGCGAATCGGAATATACCTTCATCTTACAGTGATGTGGGACCTGAAGGAACACCACTTGACGAAACGCCTACTGCCAACAAGTTAGGACTCATCGACTCGGATGCACTCACGGCTCCCGACTCGGCTTTGGAAAGGCATGAGACCCCAGCTACTTCGACTTCAACTCCAAGCCCAACCCGAGGTGTGGATTTAGGAGATGATTTGCATGCCATTGCCATCGCGAAAGTTGACAAGGTTCATGCAGGCCAAGGAGAATTCGCGAGCAGCGGCAACGAGGATAATACAGGAATAACGTACAACGAATCAGCACCCGGCTCAACACAGTCGGGGAATGTCACTCCTGGAGACAACGGCACAGTGATACGGGATGGCGCGCAAGACACCAAGGAGGATGCACCGGGAGAAAGGGCGAACGGAGAAAAAAGTCTTTTGTCAGCagaaaaaggagaagatgTTGGAGGTGAAGAAACCAAAGAGGCGCAAGCCTTGTATCAGGAAACAGGAAACACATTGGAGGGACTacccaagaagaacgacAGCCAAGAGACTCAAATGCTACAAGAAGGGGGCAAAACAGAGGATCATCAGACGACGTCTGCAAACGAGAGGGACGTCTCTGAGGAGCCAAACACAAAAGCAGAACTGGATGCGGAACAAAACGCGGCAGAAAAGCAAGGGTCCACAGTACCTGGAACCGATCAAGCTACAATGGAGAAAGAGATGATAGCAGGGAAAGCAGACAACCGAGAGAATGGAAAGGTGACCGAGGGGGGTGTCGAAGGCACTAAATCTGTACCGGAGATTCAGATCTCACACTTATTGACTCACGATGAACCgacgaaagaagagaataTGACTGACGACGTGTCCAAGGGCGCGAACTGTCCGTCCGGACTCTAA